The Gemmatimonadales bacterium genome window below encodes:
- a CDS encoding leucyl aminopeptidase gives MSLMTSLRHADPGTVTTPLLIVAVPQGAMPASLAALDGPAGGALARLYASGDFAGKKDQVASVYPAGPAARILLVGCGAADGASSRTLRRAAAVGGKRARLAGVTEAVYYLTPEARGAVPEGDATQATAEGLLYGAWYFDALKLPPEETKPVLERVEILAQGSAAEAGHARGAAIGAAQALTRGLQVLPSNTCTPSFLAAQAQDLAARHKMGITVLDRAAIEKEGMGALLAVGKGSAEDPRFIALEYKGSAGAPVVLVGKGVTFDTGGISIKPAERMEDMKFDMSGAAAVLGAFEALGRLQPKVHVIGLIPSAENMLSGTAYKPGDVVRALSGKHIEVVNTDAEGRLLLADALHYARRYNPACVLDIATLTGAVVSALGYTAAAVIGTDEALIDEVRRAGDRSGERVWQLPLWDEFREHIKSDIADVKNSGGRPAGTITAAWFLREFAEGYPWAHLDIAGTAYTQSEDAGSVKGPTGMGVRLFAEFVLARQG, from the coding sequence ATGTCCCTGATGACGTCGCTCCGCCATGCCGACCCCGGCACCGTCACCACCCCGTTGCTCATCGTGGCGGTTCCGCAGGGCGCCATGCCCGCCTCGCTCGCCGCACTCGACGGCCCCGCAGGCGGCGCCCTCGCGCGCCTGTATGCCTCGGGAGACTTCGCCGGCAAGAAGGACCAGGTGGCGTCGGTATACCCCGCCGGCCCCGCCGCGCGAATCCTGCTCGTCGGCTGCGGTGCCGCGGACGGCGCCTCCTCCCGCACCCTGCGCCGCGCCGCGGCGGTCGGTGGCAAGCGTGCGCGCCTCGCCGGCGTCACCGAGGCGGTGTATTACCTGACGCCGGAAGCCCGGGGCGCGGTGCCGGAGGGTGACGCGACGCAGGCGACCGCCGAAGGGCTCCTGTACGGCGCATGGTACTTCGATGCACTGAAGTTGCCGCCAGAGGAGACCAAGCCGGTGTTGGAGCGGGTCGAGATCCTGGCGCAGGGCTCGGCCGCGGAGGCAGGTCACGCCCGGGGCGCCGCGATCGGGGCCGCCCAGGCGCTGACCCGCGGGTTGCAGGTCCTCCCGAGCAATACCTGCACCCCGTCGTTCCTGGCCGCCCAGGCGCAGGACCTCGCGGCGCGCCACAAGATGGGCATCACCGTGCTGGACCGGGCGGCCATCGAGAAGGAAGGGATGGGCGCGCTGCTCGCGGTCGGGAAGGGAAGCGCCGAGGATCCGCGGTTCATCGCCCTGGAATACAAGGGCAGTGCCGGCGCCCCGGTGGTGCTGGTGGGGAAGGGCGTCACCTTCGACACCGGCGGCATCTCCATCAAGCCCGCCGAACGGATGGAGGACATGAAGTTCGACATGTCCGGCGCGGCCGCGGTGCTCGGCGCGTTCGAGGCGCTCGGCCGTCTCCAGCCCAAGGTCCACGTGATTGGGCTGATCCCGTCCGCGGAAAACATGCTCTCGGGCACCGCCTACAAGCCTGGCGATGTGGTGCGCGCCCTGTCCGGCAAGCACATCGAAGTGGTGAACACCGACGCGGAAGGTCGCCTGCTGCTGGCCGATGCGCTGCACTATGCCCGGCGCTACAACCCTGCCTGCGTTCTGGATATCGCGACGCTGACCGGGGCGGTCGTCAGCGCGCTGGGCTACACCGCCGCCGCCGTGATCGGCACCGACGAGGCGCTCATCGACGAGGTGCGTCGCGCCGGGGACCGCTCGGGAGAGCGGGTCTGGCAGCTGCCGTTGTGGGACGAGTTCCGGGAGCACATCAAGTCGGACATCGCCGACGTGAAGAACTCCGGTGGCCGGCCGGCGGGAACGATCACCGCGGCCTGGTTCCTTCGCGAATTCGCCGAGGGGTACCCCTGGGCGCATCTCGACATTGCCGGCACCGCCTATACGCAGAGCGAGGATGCCGGGTCGGTGAAGGGGCCCACCGGCATGGGCGTGCGCCTCTTCGCCGAGTTTGTTCTGGCCCGTCAGGGGTGA